In Capsicum annuum cultivar UCD-10X-F1 chromosome 7, UCD10Xv1.1, whole genome shotgun sequence, one genomic interval encodes:
- the LOC124899985 gene encoding LOW QUALITY PROTEIN: NADH-ubiquinone oxidoreductase chain 6 (The sequence of the model RefSeq protein was modified relative to this genomic sequence to represent the inferred CDS: substituted 4 bases at 4 genomic stop codons) has protein sequence MLVLAPAXKFHFREGQRTMILSVFSSPALVSGLMVVRAKNPVHFILFLIPVLHNTSGLLLCLGLKFFAMIFPVVYIGAIAVSFLFIVMMFHIQIAEIHEEVLRYLPVSGIIXLIFWWEMFFILDNESIPLLPTQRNTTSLRYMVYARKIKSRTNLETLGNLLYTYYFVWFLVSSIILLVAMIGVIVLTMHRTTKVKRQDLYXXNALDSRRTIMRRRTDPLTTIRRSSGSNPHRELK, from the coding sequence ATGCTAGTTCTTGCTCCAGCATGAAAGTTCCATTTCAGGGAAGGACAACGTACTATGATACTTTCCGTTTTTTCAAGCCCTGCTTTGGTCTCTGGTTTGATGGTTGTACGTGCAAAAAATCCGGTACATTTCATTTTGTTTCTCATCCCAGTCCTTCACAACACTTCAGGTTTACTTCTTTGTTTAGGTCTCAAATTCTTCGCTATGATATTCCCAGTAGTTTATATAGGAGCTATAGCCGTTTCATTCCTCTTCATTGTTATGATGTTCCATATTCAAATAGCGGAGATTCACGAAGAAGTATTGCGCTATTTACCAGTGAGTGGCATTATTTGACTTATATTTTGGTGGgagatgttttttattttagataatgAAAGCATTCCATTACTACCAACCCAAAGAAATACGACCTCTCTGAGATATATGGTTTATGCCAGAAAGATCAAAAGTAGGACTAATTTGGAAACATTGGGCAATTTACTTTATACCTACTATTTTGTCTGGTTTTTGGtttctagtattattttattagtagCCATGATTGGGGTTATAGTACTGACTATGCATAGGACCACTAAGGTGAAAAGACAGGATTTATATTGATGAAATGCTCTGGATTCTAGGAGGACTATAATGAGGAGGAGGACAGACCCGCTCACGACAATAAGGAGAAGCAGTGGTTCGAATCCACATCGTGAGCTTAAGTAA